One window of the Balaenoptera ricei isolate mBalRic1 chromosome X, mBalRic1.hap2, whole genome shotgun sequence genome contains the following:
- the ERAS gene encoding GTPase ERas isoform X1 has translation MRTPSPPHPPPRPIPPPHTPRWDQRLLPCQSCQSSGGFGYLRHQPSWDTGPAVHISSLSCPLGAMALPTKPSMIDLGLGTWSPSSQEQSHRARAPSRGVGKQLPEYKAVVVGASGVGKSALTIQLNHQRFVEDHDPTIQDSYWKEMALDHGGCILNVLDTAGQATHRALRDQCVAIGDGVLGVFALDDPSSLAQLQQMRATWGPHHTQPLVLVGNKCDLVTTTGDARAAAAALAKSWGAPFVETSAKTRQGVEEAFSLLIHEIQRVREAMAKEAMAGPGGDKGRHQKAMCRCGCSVA, from the exons ATGCgcactccctccccaccccatcccccccctCGCCCCATACCCCCGCCCCATACCCCCCGTTGGGACCAGCGTCTCCTCCCCTGTCAGTCCTGTCAGAGCAGCGGAGGGTTCGGGTACCTGCGCCACCAGCCTTCCTGGGACACAG GGCCTGCTGTCCACATCTCTTCCCTGAGCTGCCCACTTGGGGCCATGGCGCTGCCAACAAAGCCTAGTATGATTGATCTGGGCCTGGGCACCTGGAGCCCTAGCTCCCAGGAGCAGAGCCACAGGGCTCGGGCACCCTCCAGGGGTGTTGGCAAGCAGCTGCCTGAGTACAAGGCCGTGGTAGTGGGCGCGAGTGGCGTGGGAAAGAGCGCGCTGACCATCCAGCTGAACCACCAGCGCTTCGTGGAAGACCACGACCCCACCATCCAGGATTCCTACTGGAAGGAGATGGCCCTGGATCACGGAGGCTGCATTCTGAATGTGCTGGACACGGCAGGGCAGGCCACTCATCGGGCCCTGCGTGACCAGTGTGTGGCGATCGGGGATGGTGTGCTGGGTGTCTTCGCCCTCGATGACCCCTCGTCTCTAGCCCAGCTGCAGCAGATGCGGGCCACCTGGGGCCCACACCACACCCAGCCCCTCGTCCTTGTGGGCAACAAGTGTGACCTTGTGACCACCACCGGAGATGCTcgtgctgctgctgcagccctcGCAAAGAGCTGGGGGGCCCCTTTTGTGGAGACCTCAGCCAAGACACGCCAAGGTGTGGAGGAGGCCTTTTCCCTGCTCATCCATGAGATCCAAAGAGTCCGGGAGGCCATGGCAAAGGAGGCCATGGCAGGGCCAGGTGGGGATAAAGGCCGGCACCAGAAGGCCATGTGCCGCTGTGGCTGCTCCGTGGCCTGA
- the ERAS gene encoding GTPase ERas isoform X2: MALPTKPSMIDLGLGTWSPSSQEQSHRARAPSRGVGKQLPEYKAVVVGASGVGKSALTIQLNHQRFVEDHDPTIQDSYWKEMALDHGGCILNVLDTAGQATHRALRDQCVAIGDGVLGVFALDDPSSLAQLQQMRATWGPHHTQPLVLVGNKCDLVTTTGDARAAAAALAKSWGAPFVETSAKTRQGVEEAFSLLIHEIQRVREAMAKEAMAGPGGDKGRHQKAMCRCGCSVA, from the coding sequence ATGGCGCTGCCAACAAAGCCTAGTATGATTGATCTGGGCCTGGGCACCTGGAGCCCTAGCTCCCAGGAGCAGAGCCACAGGGCTCGGGCACCCTCCAGGGGTGTTGGCAAGCAGCTGCCTGAGTACAAGGCCGTGGTAGTGGGCGCGAGTGGCGTGGGAAAGAGCGCGCTGACCATCCAGCTGAACCACCAGCGCTTCGTGGAAGACCACGACCCCACCATCCAGGATTCCTACTGGAAGGAGATGGCCCTGGATCACGGAGGCTGCATTCTGAATGTGCTGGACACGGCAGGGCAGGCCACTCATCGGGCCCTGCGTGACCAGTGTGTGGCGATCGGGGATGGTGTGCTGGGTGTCTTCGCCCTCGATGACCCCTCGTCTCTAGCCCAGCTGCAGCAGATGCGGGCCACCTGGGGCCCACACCACACCCAGCCCCTCGTCCTTGTGGGCAACAAGTGTGACCTTGTGACCACCACCGGAGATGCTcgtgctgctgctgcagccctcGCAAAGAGCTGGGGGGCCCCTTTTGTGGAGACCTCAGCCAAGACACGCCAAGGTGTGGAGGAGGCCTTTTCCCTGCTCATCCATGAGATCCAAAGAGTCCGGGAGGCCATGGCAAAGGAGGCCATGGCAGGGCCAGGTGGGGATAAAGGCCGGCACCAGAAGGCCATGTGCCGCTGTGGCTGCTCCGTGGCCTGA
- the PCSK1N gene encoding proSAAS, with the protein MAGSPLLRGPRAGGVGLLVLLLLGLLEPPPALCARPVKEPRSLGAASPPKAEASAPRRFRRAATRGEAAGAVQELARALAHLLEAERQERARAEAQEAEDQQARVLAQLLRVWGAPRTNDPALGLEDDPDAPAAQLARALLRARLDPAALAAQLVPAPAPAAGLRPRPPVYDDGPTGPDAEDAGDETPDLDPELLRYLLGRILAGSADPEAVAAPRRLRRAADQDLGPEVPPEGVLGALLRVKRLETPAPQAPARRLLP; encoded by the exons ATGGCGGGGTCGCCGCTGCTCCGCGGGCCGCGGGCCGGGGGCGTCGGCCTTTTGGTGCTGCTGCTTTTGGGCTTACTCGAGCCGCCCCCCGCGCTCTGCGCAAGGCCGGTAAAG GAGCCCCGCAGCCTGGGCGCAGCCTCTCCGCCCAAGGCTGAGGCCAGCGCTCCCCGCCGCTTCCGGCGGGCAGCGACTCGAGGAGAGGCGGCGGGGGCTGTGCAGGAGCTGGCGCGGGCGCTGGCGCACCTGCTGGAGGCCGAACGGCAGGAGCGGGCGCGGGCCGAGGCGCAGGAGGCTGAGGATCAGCAAGCGCGCGTCCTGGCGCAGCTGCTGCGCGTCTGGGGCGCACCCCGCACCAACGACCCGGCGCTGGGCCTGGAGGACGACCCCGACGCGCCAGCCGCGCAGCTCGCCCGAGCCCTGCTCCGCGCCCGCCTGGACCCCGCCGCCCTCGCAGCCCAGCTTGTtcccgcccctgcccccgccgCGGGACTCAGACCCCGGCCCCCAGTCTACGACGACGGCCCCACGGGCCCAGATGCCGAGGACGCCGGCGACGAGACGCCGGACCTGGATCCGGAGCTGCTGAG GTATTTGTTGGGGCGGATCCTCGCGGGAAGCGCAGACCCCGAAGCTGTGGCTGCCCCGCGTCGCCTCCGCCGAGCCGCTGACCAGGACCTGGGCCCTGAGGTCCCCCCTGAGGGCGTGCTGGGGGCCCTGCTGCGCGTAAAGCGTCTGGAGACTCCCGCACCCCAGGCCCCAGCGCGCCGCCTCCTGCCCTGA
- the TIMM17B gene encoding mitochondrial import inner membrane translocase subunit Tim17-B, with amino-acid sequence MEEYAREPCPWRIVDDCGGAFTMGVIGGGVFQAIKGFRNAPVGIRHRMRGSVNAVRIRAPQIGGSFAVWGGLFSTIDCGLVRLRGKEDPWNSITSGALTGAVLAARSGPLAMVGSAMMGGILLALIEGVGILLTRYTAQQFRNAPPFLEDPSQLPPKEGTPAPGYPSYQQYH; translated from the exons ATGGAGGAGTACGCTCGGGAGCCTTG CCCATGGCGAATTGTGGATGATTGCGGTGGTGCCTTCACTATGGGTGTTATCGGCGGTGGAGTCTTCCAGGCCATTAAGGGCTTCCGCAATGCCCCTGTC GGAATTCGGCACCGAATGAGAGGCAGTGTCAACGCTGTGAGGATCCGAGCCCCTCAGATTGGAG GTAGCTTCGCAGTGTGGGGGGGCCTGTTCTCCACCATCGACTGCGGTCTGGTGCGGCTGCGGGGCAAGGAAGATCCCTGGAACTCCATCACCAGCGGAGCATTGACCGGGGCTGTGCTGGCTGCCCGCA GTGGCCCATTGGCCATGGTGGGCTCGGCAATGATGGGAGGCATTCTGTTGGCCCTCATCGAGGGTGTTGGCATCCTCCTCACTCGCTACACCGCCCAGCAGTTCCGCAATG CACCCCCATTCCTGGAGGACCCCAGCCAGCTGCCCCCTAAGGAGGGTACCCCGGCCCCAGGCTACCCCAGCTATCAGCAGTACCACTGA
- the PQBP1 gene encoding polyglutamine-binding protein 1, with amino-acid sequence MPLPVALQTRLAKRGILKHLEPEPEEEIIAEDYDDDPVDYEATRLEGLPPSWYKVFDPSCGLPYYWNADTDLVSWLSPHDPNSVVSKSAKKLRSSNADTEEKLDRSHEKSDRGHEKSDRGHEKSERSHEKSERSHEKSDRDRERGYDKVDRERERDRDRDRDRGYDKVDREEGKERRHHRREELAPYPKSKKVASRKDEELDPMDPSSYSDAPRGTWSTGLPKRNEAKTGADTTAAGPLFQQRPYPSPGAVLRANAEASRTKQQD; translated from the exons ATGCCGCTGCCCGTTGCGCTGCAGACCCGCTTGGCCAAGAGAGGCATTCTCAAACATCTGGAGCCCG AACCGGAGGAAGAGATCATTGCCGAGGACTATGACGATGACCCTGTGGACTATGAGGCTACCCGGTTGGAGGGCCTGCCGCCAAGCTGGTACAAGGTGTTTGACCCTTCCTG CGGGCTCCCTTACTACTGGAATGCGGACACAGACCTCGTGTCCTGGCTGTCCCCACATGATCCCAACTCCGTTGTTTCCAAATCTGCCAAGAAGCTCAGGAGCAGTAATGCAG ATACTGAGGAGAAGTTGGACCGGAGCCATGAGAAATCGGACCGGGGCCACGAGAAATCGGACCGAGGTCACGAGAAGTCAGAACGCAGCCATGAGAAGTCAGAACGCAGCCATGAGAAGTCTGACAGAGACCGGGAGCGTGGTTATGACAAGGTGGACAGAGAGCGAGAGCGGGACAGGGATCGGGACCGGGACCGCGGGTATGACAAGGTGGACCGGGAAGAGGGCAAAGAACGGCGCCACCATCGCCGGGAGGAGCTGGCTCCCTACCCCAAGAGcaagaagg TGGCAAGTCGGAAGGATGAAGAATTAGACCCCATGGACCCCAGCTCGTACTCAGATGCACCCCG AGGCACGTGGTCAACAGGACTCCCCAAGCGGAATGAGGCCAAGACGGGTGCAGACACGACAGCAGCCGGGCCCCTCTTCCAGCAGCGCCCTTACCCATCCCCGGGGGCTGTGCTCCGGGCCAATGCCGAGGCCTCCCGAACCAAGCAGCAGGACTga